A segment of the Peptoclostridium acidaminophilum DSM 3953 genome:
TATCTTTTTTCCGGGACAAGAGGAACGGGCAAGACTTCAACTGCAAAGATATTTGCAAGAAGCATAAACTGCCTTTCGCCGGCTGATGCGGAGCCGTGCAACAGTTGCGAGATGTGCAGGGCGATAATAGACGAGAACATAATGGATGTAGTTGAGATAGATGCAGCTTCAAACAACGGAGTGGACGACATCAGGGAGCTGCGGGAAAATGTCAAGTATCCCCCGGCAAGAGGCAAATACAAGGTGTATATAGTAGATGAGGTTCACATGCTTTCGCAGGGGGCCTTCAACGCACTCCTAAAGACGCTCGAGGAGCCTCCTTCCTATGTTGTTTTCATCTTGGCCACGACAGAGCCGCACAAGCTTCCGGCAACAATACTCTCAAGATGTCAAAGATTTGATTTTAAAAGACTTGGCGTGGGAGAAATTGTAGGAAGGATGAAGGGCATATGCGCGGAAGTGGGCGTGTGCGCAGACGAAGAGGCTCTAAATCTAATAGGAATGAGCTCGCAGGGAGCCATGAGGGATGCGCTGAGCATACTAGACCAGTGCATGTCATACAGCAGCGAGTGCATAAGCTACGAAGATGTGGTCAGCCTGCTTGGCACTGTTAATTTTGAAGCGCTTTCGAGGCTGAGCGATGCTATCATAAGGCAGGATGTCAAAGCTTGCCTTGAAATGATAAACGAGCTTGTAGTGTGGGGCAAAGACATAAAGAATTTCACTCAGGAGCTCACCGAGCATTTCAGAAACATTATTATAGCAAAGCTCGACGGCAGGGGCGATGGAATACTCGGAGTCACCGGTGAGATGGCTGCTGAAATAAGCAGGCAGTCGCAGGGCATAAGCGGTGATGAACTCATAAGGATAATTAAACAGCTCTCGGCGCTGCAAAATGACATGAGGTATGCTTCAAATCCAAGGATAGTGCTTGAAGTGGCCATAATGAAAATATGCAGCATAGAGGAGGATTCAAAGAGCGAAGCTCTAATTGCAAGGATATCAAGACTAGAGAGGCTGCTCTCCGGCGTCAAGGCGGGAGCGCATACTGCTGAGGCTCAGAGCCAGCCCAAGGAGTTTGAAAAGCCAAAAGAAGCGACAAAGCTTACGGAAGATGAGCCCGAGGTCTGCAAAAATGCAAGTGAGAAGAAGCGAATTGAAAGACAAAATGACGATATAGACAAGCTCTGGAAGGACATACTGGGACTTATAAAAGACGACAGAAGAATTCCAGTGCAAGCCATGCTAAAGGAAGGCACTCCGCTTGAAATAGGCAAAGGTGTTTTCAAGGTGATGTTCAAGGACAGCTTTGATTTTCACAGAAAAGCGCTTAGCAAGGATGAAAATGCCGCATATCTGAGAAGTGTAGTAAAGCGAGTTACAGGTGAAGACATGTATATAAACCTTGTCATTGAGTCTGAGATATCGAGTGAAAAATCTCCACAGGAGGATGCTCTCGACGAGATAAGGCGCCTGGAAGAAATATTTCCGCCGGAGGTGCTCCAGATAAAAGATTCGCTGGAGTAGTGATATTCATATGCGGGTTATTTATGGTATAATTAGGCTTTAGAAAATATATTCAGGAGGTATGAAAATGGCTAAGAAAGGTTTCCCGGGAATGATGCCTGGAAATATGAACAATATACTAAAGCAGGCACAGAAAATGCAACAGGAAATGGAAAAGATGCAAGGCGAGCTTGAAAGCAAAGAGGTTGAAGCATCGGTTGGCGGAGGCGCTGTAATAGTCAAGGCAAACGGCAAGAAGGAGATACTAAGCGTGAGTATAAAGCCGGAGGTTGTAGATCCTGACGATGTAGAGATGCTAGAAGATCTTGTGCTAAGCGCCGTAAACGAGGCACTTAGGCTTGCGGATGAGATGGTAAATTCTTCGATGTCAAAGCTCACAGGAGGAATGAACATACCTGGTATGTTTTAATGGAGGGCCGTATGCAGCATTATACAGGGGCGCTAGATCGTCTCATAGACCAGCTTGGAAGACTGCCGGGCATAGGCAGGAAAACAGCCCAAAGACTTGCATTTCATATAATAAACCTGTCCGAAGCCGAAGTCATGGCGCTGTCTGATTCTATTGCGCAGGCCAAGCTGAATATCAAATATTGCAGCGTATGCTGCAACATATCTGAAAGTGAAAAATGCAGCATATGCATGGATGAGAAAAGAAGCGACGAGATAATATGCGTGGTAGCGGACCCAAGGGATGTGGCTGCCATGGAGAGGGCAAAAGATTTCAAAGGCAAATATCACGTTTTGCACGGTGTTATATCGCCAATGGACGGAGTCACTCCTGACATGATAAAGATAAGGGAGCTGCTGCACAGAGTTGCCG
Coding sequences within it:
- the dnaX gene encoding DNA polymerase III subunit gamma/tau, which codes for MHKALYRTFRPMKFGDVVGQDHIIRTLKNQISGGNVAHAYLFSGTRGTGKTSTAKIFARSINCLSPADAEPCNSCEMCRAIIDENIMDVVEIDAASNNGVDDIRELRENVKYPPARGKYKVYIVDEVHMLSQGAFNALLKTLEEPPSYVVFILATTEPHKLPATILSRCQRFDFKRLGVGEIVGRMKGICAEVGVCADEEALNLIGMSSQGAMRDALSILDQCMSYSSECISYEDVVSLLGTVNFEALSRLSDAIIRQDVKACLEMINELVVWGKDIKNFTQELTEHFRNIIIAKLDGRGDGILGVTGEMAAEISRQSQGISGDELIRIIKQLSALQNDMRYASNPRIVLEVAIMKICSIEEDSKSEALIARISRLERLLSGVKAGAHTAEAQSQPKEFEKPKEATKLTEDEPEVCKNASEKKRIERQNDDIDKLWKDILGLIKDDRRIPVQAMLKEGTPLEIGKGVFKVMFKDSFDFHRKALSKDENAAYLRSVVKRVTGEDMYINLVIESEISSEKSPQEDALDEIRRLEEIFPPEVLQIKDSLE
- a CDS encoding YbaB/EbfC family nucleoid-associated protein, coding for MAKKGFPGMMPGNMNNILKQAQKMQQEMEKMQGELESKEVEASVGGGAVIVKANGKKEILSVSIKPEVVDPDDVEMLEDLVLSAVNEALRLADEMVNSSMSKLTGGMNIPGMF
- the recR gene encoding recombination mediator RecR, translated to MQHYTGALDRLIDQLGRLPGIGRKTAQRLAFHIINLSEAEVMALSDSIAQAKLNIKYCSVCCNISESEKCSICMDEKRSDEIICVVADPRDVAAMERAKDFKGKYHVLHGVISPMDGVTPDMIKIRELLHRVADGNVKEIIMATNPTIEGEATAMYVAKLIKPMGVKVSRIAHGLPVGADIEYADEVTISKALEGRREL